A stretch of DNA from Catenulispora acidiphila DSM 44928:
CGTTGTTGAGCTTGCCCAGGCTGACCTGGCGCGGGTCCAGCGCGCCGGCGTCCTTCAGCCGGCCGAGGTGCAGCGCGAGCAGCATGCCCTTGCCGAGCTCCAGCGCCATGTCGGCGAGCTTCTGCTGGGTCAGCTGGAAGCCGGCCAGCGGGCGGTCGAAGACCTCGCGGTCCAGCGCGTAGGCGATCGCCGCCTCCAGGCAGTCGCGCGCCGCGCCGAGCGCGCCGAACACGATGCCGAAGCGCGCCTCGTCCAGACACCCCAGCGGCCCGGACAGCCCGGCGGCCGCCGGCAGGATCGCGTCGGCGGGCAGCCGCACGTCCTGCAGGACCAGCTCGCTGGTGACGCTGGCCCGCAGCGAGAGCTTCTTCTTGATCTCCGGCGCGCTGAACCCGGGGGTGCCGGTGGGCACGACGAAGCCGCGGATCCCGTCCTCGGTCCCGGCCCACACGACCGCGACGTCGGCGATCGAGCCGTTGGTGATCCACATCTTGGTGCCGTTGAGGATCCAGCCCTCGCCCTCGCGCTTGGCGGTGGTCCGCATCCCGGCCGGGTTGGAGCCGAAGTCCGGCTCGGTCAGCCCGAAGCAGCCGATCGCCTCGCCGGCGGCCATCCGCGGCAGCCAGGTCTGCTTCTGCTCCTCGGAGCCGTAGCGCCAGATCGCGAACATCGCCAGCGAGCCCTGCACCGATACCAGCGAGCGCAGCCCGGAGTCGACCGCCTCCAGCTCCATACAGGCCAGGCCGTAGGTCAGGGCGCTGGTCCCGGCGCAGCCGTAGCCGTGCAGGTGCATGCCGAGCACGCCGAGACCGCCGAGGCCGCGCGCGACGTCGCGGGCCGGCAGCGTCCCGGCCTCGAACCAGTCGGCGACGTGCGGGCGCAGCTCGCGGGCGCCGTAGGAGCGGACCACGTCGCGCATCGCGCGCTCCTCGTCGCTGAGGAGGCCGTCGATCGCGAACAGATCGAGAGGGGAGACAGGCTTGGAGGGCATGGCCCTACTCCACCACAGAATGGATTTTGGATCCAGTATGGTGACCGGCATGAACGGCGAGAGCGCAGCCCTGCCCGGTCTCCTGGTCGCGGACTTCAGCCGGGTCCTGGCCGGTCCCTACGCGACCATGCTCCTGGCCGATCTGGGCGCGGACGTGGTGAAGGTGGAGCGTCCGAGCAGCGGCGACGACACCCGCGCCTGGGGACCGCCGTTCGCCCCGGACGGGTCGGCGACGTACTTCCAGGGCGTGAACCGCAACAAGCGCTCGGTGGCGCTGGACCTGCGCTCGCCGCGGGACGCGGCGCTGGCCAGGGAGCTGATACGGCGCGCGGACGTGGTCGTGGAGAACTTTCTGCCCGGGACGATGGAGCGGCTGGGCCTGGGATACGAGCAGATGCGGGAGGCGAACCCGGGTCTGGTCTACTGCTCGATCACCGGGTTCGGCGACGGCGCGGGCGCCGCGCTCCCCGGGTACGACCTGCTGGCGCAGGCGGTCGGCGGGCTGATGAGCGTCACCGGCGAGCCGGGGCAGCCGACGAAGGCCGGCGTCGCGCTGGTGGACGTGATCACCGGGATGCACGCGGCGTTCGGGATCCTGGCGGCGCTCCGGCACCGGGACGCGACCGGCGAGGGGCAGCGGGTGTCGGTGTCGCTGTTGACGTCGCTGCTGTCGGGGTTGGTGAACCACGCCTCGGCGTACTTGGTGGCGGGGGTCGTGCCGCAGGCGATGGGGAACCGGCATCCGAGTATCGCGCCGTATGAGGTGTTCGACGCCGCGGACCGACCGCTGGTGATCGCCGCAGGGAACGACCGGCAGTTCCACAGCCTGTGCACAGCGCTCGGCGCTCCGGAACTCGCGGACGATCCGCGATTCGCGACGAACACCTCGCGGGTCGCGCATCGCGAGGCATTGATCGAGGAGCTGAATCGGCGGCTGGCGACCAAGCCGGCCGAGGAGTGGTTCACAGCGCTGAACGAAGCCGGCGTGCCGTGCGGACCGATCAACGATGTCGGTGATGCCTTCGCCCTCGCCGAGCGCTTGGGTCTGAATGCCGCGGTGGACGTCGGAGGTACGCGTCAGACGGCGCATCCGGTGCGGTTCAGTACGACACCCGCCGCCTACTTCGCCCCGCCGCCCGCGCTGGACGCCGACGGCTCTGCTATCCGCGAGTGGCTGGCTCAGCCCTCGACCTTGCCATAGCGGACGTTGACATGGTGACCGTTGCCATAAGCGATGTGCATAGCCCGCCGACTCACGCCTCGATCTGCCCCGCAAGCGTCTCCACCGCAGCCGCCCGATGCCGGTCGAACCACCGGACCGCGCCCTCGGCGTCCCCCGCGCGCAGCGCCGCCAACGCGGCCCGATGCTCGGCGACGACGTGCCGCCGGTTCTCGTCGCCCGCGTAATAGAGAGAGCGGTAGGCGTCGGTGCTGTCCCAGAGCGTGCCGATGATGCGCACCAGGCGCGGCATCGCCGCCGCCTCGAAGAGCGCGAAGTGGAAGCGCCGGTTCGCCGCCGCCATCGCCGCGACCGCGCCGTCCCCGGCGGCGAGCTCGACCTCGGTCTGCGCCGCCTCCAAGCGCGCGAAGACCGCCTCGTCGAGCAGGGGGACCGCCGCGCGGACCGCCTCGGCTTCGAGGATCTCCCGCAGGCGGTACACCTCGCGCAGATCAGCCATCGACAACTCGACGACCCGATACCCGCGGTGCGCGCGATAGGTGACCAGGCCCTCGCCCTCGAGCGTCTTGAGCGCCTCCCGCAACGGAACCCGGCTCACCTCCAGCCGCTCGGCCAGAGCTTCCTGCCGGATCGGAGTGCCGGGCTCCAACTCGCCGGCGGTGATGGCGCGCCGCACCTCGGCCAGGACGAACTGCTGCGCGGTCGGCGGTCGCGAGCTGACCTCGGCCATGGACGCCTCCCGCAATCACAGCCCGAACTGGATCCAAAACGGTAGCACGCGCGCGCTGGACGGCGATGAGCTCCGAGCCCGGGGCGCGACGGCCGGCGACATCAAGCGCTCCAGCGACCGCAGACCCGGACCCCGGGCCCATCGACCGAGCCCGCCGCGTCCCGCACCTCTTCGCCGCCTTCGCCGCCTACGCCGCCTACGCGTCCCCGGCGTCCAGATCGTCGCCCTCGATGGAGGCGACCCGGCCCAGGACAGAGCCCGTGGACCCCCGCACCACCAGCTCCGGCTCGAACAGCAGCTCCTCGGCCGCCACCCGCGCGCCCTCGATCTGGTTCACCAGCAGCGTCACCGCCGCCCGGCCCAGCGCCTCGATGGGCTGGCGCACGGTGGTCAGCGGCGGGTCGGTGCAGTTCATGAACGCCGAGTCGTCGTACCCGATGACCGAGACGTCCCGCGGCACCCGCAGTCCGGCCCGGCGCACGGCCCGTATGGCGCCCAGCGCGAGCGGGTCGCTCGCGCAGATGATGCCGGTCGCCCCGGCGCGCAGCAGCCGCGTGGCGGCCGCCTGGCCGCCCTCGAGGGCGAACATCGCGTGCTCGATCAGCGCGTCGTCGACCGGGCGCGCGTACTTCTCGCACTGCGTCCGGTACTCCGCCAGCTTGCGCTGGGAGGGGACGTGGTCCTCCGGGCCCAGCACGACGCCGATGCGCTCGTGGCCGAGCGAGGCCAGGTGCGCGAAGGCCTGCTCCACCGCGACCGCGTCGTCGGTGGAGACCTGCGGCAGCTCCAGGTGCTCCACCGCCGCGTTGAACAGGACCACCGGGATGCCGCGCTCGCGCAGCAGGTGGTAGTGCTCGTGCGGAGCCTCGTCCTCGGCGAAGTGGCCGCCGGCGAAGACCACGCCGGAGACGTGCTGGTCCAGCAGCATCGTCACGTAGTCCGACTCCGACAGGCCGCCGGCCGTGCGGGTGCACAGCACCGGGGTGAAGCCGCGCTGGGCCAGAGCGCCGCCGACCACCTCGGCGACCGCCGGGAAGATCGGGTTCTGGAGCTCCGGCAGCACCAGGCCGATGAGCCGCGCGCGTTCGCCGCGCAGCTGGGTGGGCCGTTCGTAACCCAGGACGTCCAAAGCGGTCAGCACCGCCGTGCGGGTGCTCTCCGACACCCCCGGCCGGCCGTTGAGGACCCGGCTCACGGTGGCCTCGCTGACCCCCACCTTCTGCGCCACCTCGGCGAGTCTGCTCGTCATACCGCAAGAGTAGAACGAATGCCGGTAAGAATGCGATGGGTTCTCGCCAACCCGCGCAAGAATTTTCGACGCGTCCGCAAACCAGGGCCGAGGCCGCGACCTGCCGTCAAGCCCCTGAGTGGATCATCCGTAACCTAGTCGTGTTCTTTCGATTTTTCATCAGACTCTTGCAGCCGACTGTTTACGGCTGTACCTTCTCGGCACGCCGATGACTGCGGCAAGGACC
This window harbors:
- a CDS encoding acyl-CoA dehydrogenase family protein, whose product is MPSKPVSPLDLFAIDGLLSDEERAMRDVVRSYGARELRPHVADWFEAGTLPARDVARGLGGLGVLGMHLHGYGCAGTSALTYGLACMELEAVDSGLRSLVSVQGSLAMFAIWRYGSEEQKQTWLPRMAAGEAIGCFGLTEPDFGSNPAGMRTTAKREGEGWILNGTKMWITNGSIADVAVVWAGTEDGIRGFVVPTGTPGFSAPEIKKKLSLRASVTSELVLQDVRLPADAILPAAAGLSGPLGCLDEARFGIVFGALGAARDCLEAAIAYALDREVFDRPLAGFQLTQQKLADMALELGKGMLLALHLGRLKDAGALDPRQVSLGKLNNVREALAIARECRTILAANGITLEYPVLRHANNLESVLTYEGTSEIHSLVIGRALTGVSAFV
- a CDS encoding CaiB/BaiF CoA transferase family protein, whose protein sequence is MNGESAALPGLLVADFSRVLAGPYATMLLADLGADVVKVERPSSGDDTRAWGPPFAPDGSATYFQGVNRNKRSVALDLRSPRDAALARELIRRADVVVENFLPGTMERLGLGYEQMREANPGLVYCSITGFGDGAGAALPGYDLLAQAVGGLMSVTGEPGQPTKAGVALVDVITGMHAAFGILAALRHRDATGEGQRVSVSLLTSLLSGLVNHASAYLVAGVVPQAMGNRHPSIAPYEVFDAADRPLVIAAGNDRQFHSLCTALGAPELADDPRFATNTSRVAHREALIEELNRRLATKPAEEWFTALNEAGVPCGPINDVGDAFALAERLGLNAAVDVGGTRQTAHPVRFSTTPAAYFAPPPALDADGSAIREWLAQPSTLP
- a CDS encoding GntR family transcriptional regulator; amino-acid sequence: MAEVSSRPPTAQQFVLAEVRRAITAGELEPGTPIRQEALAERLEVSRVPLREALKTLEGEGLVTYRAHRGYRVVELSMADLREVYRLREILEAEAVRAAVPLLDEAVFARLEAAQTEVELAAGDGAVAAMAAANRRFHFALFEAAAMPRLVRIIGTLWDSTDAYRSLYYAGDENRRHVVAEHRAALAALRAGDAEGAVRWFDRHRAAAVETLAGQIEA
- a CDS encoding LacI family DNA-binding transcriptional regulator — encoded protein: MTSRLAEVAQKVGVSEATVSRVLNGRPGVSESTRTAVLTALDVLGYERPTQLRGERARLIGLVLPELQNPIFPAVAEVVGGALAQRGFTPVLCTRTAGGLSESDYVTMLLDQHVSGVVFAGGHFAEDEAPHEHYHLLRERGIPVVLFNAAVEHLELPQVSTDDAVAVEQAFAHLASLGHERIGVVLGPEDHVPSQRKLAEYRTQCEKYARPVDDALIEHAMFALEGGQAAATRLLRAGATGIICASDPLALGAIRAVRRAGLRVPRDVSVIGYDDSAFMNCTDPPLTTVRQPIEALGRAAVTLLVNQIEGARVAAEELLFEPELVVRGSTGSVLGRVASIEGDDLDAGDA